From one Paludisphaera rhizosphaerae genomic stretch:
- a CDS encoding citrate synthase, whose amino-acid sequence MQPAPAPAPDADTQRASARVQLPEVEVDLPVIVGTEDEHAVDISRFRDKTGYVTLDPGFGNTAACKSAITYIDGEQGILRYRGYPIEELAETSTFVEVALLLIFGELPTKERLERFRGMLTDEQLLHEGMRYHFEGFPSHGHPMAMLSAMINACGCYHPELLSSEMDDERLLRATATVMSKVCTIAAFSYKMTKGQRMEYPDPSLSYCRNFLHMMFSKPHRRYDPPLQVVRALTKFLILHADHEQNCSTSTVRMVGSSGANVFASVASGVCALWGPLHGGANMAVIEMLQEIQAGGDDPKTVVAKVKDKKFRLMGFGHRVYKNFDPRSKILEKTCTELFDVLGVSDPLLDTARELASIALTDDYFLERKLYPNVDFYSGIILRALGIPLNMFTVMFSIGRVPGWIAHWYELYGDPDRRICRPRQIYTGAGKREYVPMDARRC is encoded by the coding sequence ATGCAACCCGCCCCTGCTCCCGCTCCCGACGCCGACACTCAGCGTGCGTCCGCCCGCGTTCAACTTCCCGAGGTCGAGGTCGACCTTCCTGTGATCGTCGGCACCGAGGACGAGCACGCCGTCGATATCAGTCGGTTCCGAGACAAGACCGGCTACGTCACGCTTGACCCGGGCTTCGGCAACACCGCCGCATGCAAGAGCGCCATTACGTACATCGACGGCGAGCAGGGCATCCTCCGCTATCGCGGCTATCCGATCGAAGAACTGGCCGAAACGAGCACCTTCGTTGAAGTCGCCCTGCTGCTAATCTTCGGCGAACTCCCGACGAAGGAGAGGCTCGAACGCTTCCGCGGGATGCTCACCGACGAGCAACTTCTCCACGAGGGGATGCGCTACCACTTCGAGGGCTTCCCCTCGCACGGGCATCCCATGGCCATGCTCTCGGCCATGATCAACGCGTGCGGATGCTATCATCCGGAACTGCTCTCCTCCGAGATGGACGACGAGCGGCTGCTCCGGGCGACGGCCACGGTCATGAGCAAGGTCTGCACGATCGCGGCGTTCAGCTACAAGATGACGAAGGGGCAGCGGATGGAATATCCCGACCCTTCGCTCTCCTACTGCCGCAACTTCCTGCACATGATGTTTTCGAAGCCGCACCGGCGGTACGATCCGCCGTTGCAGGTCGTCCGGGCGCTGACGAAGTTCCTGATCCTCCACGCCGACCACGAGCAGAACTGCTCGACGTCGACGGTTCGCATGGTCGGCTCGTCGGGGGCCAACGTCTTCGCCTCGGTCGCCTCTGGCGTGTGCGCCCTGTGGGGGCCGCTGCACGGCGGGGCGAACATGGCCGTGATCGAGATGCTCCAGGAGATCCAGGCCGGCGGCGACGATCCCAAGACGGTCGTCGCCAAGGTGAAGGACAAGAAGTTCCGCCTGATGGGCTTCGGCCATCGGGTCTACAAGAACTTCGATCCCCGCTCAAAGATCCTGGAGAAGACCTGCACCGAGTTGTTCGACGTTCTGGGCGTCTCCGACCCCCTGCTGGACACCGCCCGCGAACTGGCCTCGATCGCGCTCACCGACGACTATTTCCTGGAGCGGAAGCTCTACCCCAACGTCGACTTCTACAGCGGCATCATCCTCCGGGCGCTTGGCATCCCGTTGAACATGTTCACGGTGATGTTCTCGATCGGCCGTGTTCCCGGCTGGATCGCACACTGGTACGAACTTTACGGCGACCCCGACCGCCGCATCTGCCGGCCCCGTCAGATCTACACCGGGGCCGGCAAGCGCGAATATGTTCCGATGGATGCGCGTCGTTGCTAG
- a CDS encoding Gfo/Idh/MocA family protein produces MTHLTPEQRLLGRENADRALGMSRRDWLAAAAAAPAMGAYYFGYNKMGDKPPVKAAIIGTGDEGCQAMIRFHNRDYMNFIGMCDIRPTQQERGRKEFASHKQYGEADAAKIKQYKNKEEMYADPDVEVVVIALPLWLHAPVAIEAMKAGKHVFTEKLMAHSIAECKQMCRVARETNKLLAVGHQRHYSALYDNANYLLTSGLIGDVRHIRALWHRNNALPRIAKDKAGNTVYDSNGLPQVERDEKGNIVYQDSWKRPIPDADKDVDFKAHGYESLDELIRWRLYNRTGAGLMAELGSHQLDACSIFLGKKHPLAVTGVGGKFFYKDDREVDDHVFTMFEFPGADESDRIVVTYSSINTNSFDGYGEQVMGSKGTMLVAGEKELLLFKEAGAAALSKTTSVTVETQGKKPVLETSPSTAGPSAATAIGGLATADPSRGYREELEHFAYCVRHGDASNYHADKDHQPRCKGEVALADAVIALTSNIAMRENRRIVFDPKWFDYADNATPDGSTVVVQRG; encoded by the coding sequence ATGACGCATCTGACCCCCGAGCAGCGCCTCCTGGGCCGTGAGAACGCCGACCGGGCCCTGGGCATGAGCCGTCGCGACTGGTTGGCCGCCGCGGCCGCCGCCCCCGCGATGGGCGCCTACTATTTCGGCTACAACAAGATGGGGGACAAGCCCCCCGTCAAGGCGGCGATCATCGGCACCGGCGACGAAGGTTGCCAGGCCATGATCCGCTTCCACAACCGCGACTACATGAACTTCATCGGGATGTGCGACATCCGCCCCACCCAGCAGGAGCGGGGCCGCAAGGAGTTCGCCAGCCACAAGCAGTACGGCGAGGCCGACGCCGCCAAGATCAAGCAGTACAAGAACAAGGAAGAGATGTACGCCGACCCGGACGTCGAGGTCGTTGTCATCGCCCTGCCGCTCTGGCTGCACGCCCCGGTCGCCATCGAGGCCATGAAGGCCGGCAAGCACGTCTTCACCGAGAAGCTGATGGCGCACTCGATCGCCGAGTGCAAGCAGATGTGCCGGGTCGCCCGTGAGACCAACAAGCTGCTCGCCGTGGGCCACCAGCGCCACTACTCGGCGCTCTACGACAACGCCAATTACCTGCTCACCAGCGGGCTGATCGGCGACGTTCGCCACATCCGCGCCCTCTGGCATCGCAACAACGCGCTGCCTCGGATTGCCAAGGACAAGGCCGGCAACACGGTCTATGACTCCAACGGCCTGCCCCAGGTCGAGCGTGACGAGAAGGGAAACATCGTCTACCAGGATTCCTGGAAGCGTCCCATTCCGGACGCCGACAAGGACGTCGACTTCAAGGCCCACGGTTATGAGAGCCTCGACGAGCTGATCCGCTGGCGGCTCTACAACCGCACCGGCGCCGGCCTGATGGCCGAGCTGGGGAGCCACCAGCTCGACGCCTGCTCGATCTTCCTCGGGAAGAAGCACCCGCTCGCCGTCACCGGCGTCGGCGGCAAGTTCTTCTACAAGGACGACCGCGAGGTCGACGACCACGTCTTCACGATGTTCGAGTTCCCGGGGGCCGACGAGTCGGACCGCATCGTCGTCACCTACTCGTCGATCAACACGAATTCCTTCGACGGCTACGGCGAGCAGGTCATGGGCTCGAAGGGGACGATGCTCGTCGCCGGCGAGAAGGAACTGCTCCTCTTCAAGGAGGCCGGCGCCGCCGCGCTCTCCAAGACGACCAGCGTCACGGTCGAGACCCAGGGCAAGAAGCCGGTTCTGGAGACCAGCCCCAGCACCGCCGGCCCCAGCGCCGCGACGGCTATCGGCGGCCTCGCCACGGCCGACCCGTCCCGCGGGTATCGTGAGGAGCTGGAGCACTTCGCCTACTGCGTCCGCCACGGCGACGCCTCCAACTATCACGCGGACAAGGACCACCAGCCCCGCTGCAAGGGCGAAGTCGCCCTGGCCGACGCGGTCATCGCCCTGACCTCCAACATCGCGATGCGCGAGAACCGCCGGATCGTCTTCGATCCCAAGTGGTTCGACTACGCCGACAACGCCACCCCCGACGGCTCGACCGTGGTGGTTCAGCGCGGCTGA